The nucleotide window atagcacatgccctctaaaccgggcagcatcctggtaaacatcttctctaccctctccaaagccttgacatccttcctctagtggggaaaccagaactgtatgcaatactccagacgtggcctaaccagagttctataaagttgccGCATTATGTCTTGGCTTtagaactcaatgccttgactaataaaaacaagGATTCCATAAGCCTTTTCAACCACTTTCTCGACTTGTGGCAtatacacaagaaaatctgcaagtgTTGCATATCCAAAgcaagcacacacaaagtgctggaggaacttggcagaccaggcagcatctatggaaaaaagtaaacatcagacgttttgggctgagatcttcctctagcattttgtgtgttgctatcgACCTACGTAGCCACTCCCTTTTTATTTTGGCGTGTGCATCTGCATGCGTGCGTGTCTGGgcgtgtgtccgtgatgatggatttttcatggctttttacaaggtgctgagcgagagagagactgtgtggcacgtCACTCCTCACACACATTTTCACAGTagattccctttattttacgaggttgagttgcggtctcaacactcaacctggcacggatggaaagcattctCGGGGCAGAcacgactagtttcgaacccaggaaccccctgctcccgggtccggcgccgatgtcgttgcgccgccaatatgtagccactttcaaggagctatgaacttagaccccaagatctttctgtctctttgCACTTGTCCTACCAAGGGGCAACACCTCACATCTATCTGGGTTAAACACCATCTGCAATTTCACTGCCCGTACCTGCAACTTGTCTGTATCACAGTGTAttttttgccagtcttctgcactatccacaactccacaaatcttgcaaacttactaacccacccatctacatttccaTCCAGGTTGTTTATATACATCACGAGCACCAGAGGGCCCGATACTGATCGCTGTAGAACACCaccaattacagacctccagctggaATAAATCCACTAAACTCTGTCTTCTATGAGCTAGCCAGTCAATGCACACGTGTCGGAAGGAAACGGCATTACTTTACTTTCAAACCTCACCTCCCTTCTCTTCACATTGTCTGTATCCAGATTTTTGTTCCATTCCATCCATGATGACACATTCTCTATTCCAAGCTCATTGACTCCGACAGCGATCTTAAATGCACCCACACACCCAGTCGTTCTGTAGAGATTCCATTCTGTTCCAACAGGGTTTTCACTTAATCACATCTTTTCTGACAGTTTCCTTTTGCAGGTGTACTGCTCAGCAGGGAAGCCCCTCCACTATGATTAACATGTTCCTTGACCACTCTCATCCCCTTTTTCACACTTCTACTCTCAGCCTTTCTCCTCTCTCACAGAGCTTTAATGGGGTTTCCTCGCTTTCCTCCCCACGAGCCTTACATTGAATATCACCTGCAGCCATTTCTGCTGTCTTCAGTGTAATGACACCACAACCTTTTGGAGCTCCCATCTCAGCATTTTAAATGGCTTGCATTGGCATTTAGTTACCTCCAACAAGTTTACCTTCttagagcaacatacatcaaagttgctggtgaacgcagcaggccaagcagcatctataggaagaggcgcagtcgacgtttcaggccgagacctttgcGTGTATATTTCAGTGTGGAGCCTTTCAGATAAATATAGGAGACAATAGCAATATTACATTGTCTCTGTGACTatattttttaaagttcaaaaaaACAATGATGAGTAACATAACATATTTTATTGGAGTAAAGCTAATGTATACAAAATCATCTTTTTGACCAAGTGTTAAGGTGTTGATGAACACAGTGAGCATGTTATAGgttattatatttttcttttgcatattgccTTTATTTACAGCTTGAACATTTCAATGGTTCAAATTTTACCAGTCCCATTGAAAACAATGATTTCTACAAACGTAAAATGGGACTTATACATCCAAAACAGAGCAGTTCTTTAAACGTCAAGATAGTAAGTCAGCTCACCCACAGTCCAGtacattttttttgtctttaaaCTGGTTTATTGCAcaggaaaattaatttacaaccttcttCTCAATCCCATGAACAACTATGTAAACCAACAAGAccaaaggtttttaaaaaaatatttagttCAGAAGTTTGGTTCTCACTAAAACAACAATTACTTTCACTATGAAATACTCATCCATAAAACTTATGTTTTGATTTTGGGAAGTTCATCTGCCCTTCTCCAGAGAGTCTACACTCTCTTGTGTCCACACAGATTGGGAAGGTAGAATTGCCAGGCTGAACATGTTGCATGACTGTCCTTGAATGTGCTTATTTTTCCTTACGTAATAATGTTGCATTGAAATGATCTGGGGAGCATTTGAAGTGCTCTCTGTAAGTTCAATGTAATTTAGGTCATATATCTTCTTTGCAAAAAGACTGTAATATCCTGTTTGAATGAAGCCACAGAGGAAGTAGTTGTATAGTTGCATCAAAGGAGTCTATGGTTGATATTTTCATCCCCATGAATTCCAGTATTCAACAGGCTTCACATTACTGTAGCTGAACTCATCCTCCTGCACTTACTTTCCTTATTGtgaccatgtattttcctcaTGTACTTGCCAGGCTAGTTATGAGATGCATCCATAAATGGAACTTGTGTTCTCTCTAGTAGGGCTGTTTCAGCCCATAGGAATGCAATAATGCCAATCCTTTCCAGAACTACCATTGTCCAGCAAGATAGTTGCTGCAATTTTGCTGCCATGAAGGCCATGCATTCTGTTCCTATCCCATTTACTCCGGGATCGCACCTCTTAACTTCAGATTTCTGTGATGGATTTGAAACTGTTCATCGTGCCATTGGTTTTGGGAAAAGTTTTGTTGAATTTTCCATGAAAGGTGTTAAGTACAGTCCTACGAAAGGagttggagaggaagaaatagaTGATTGGATCAAGACAACTGTTGAGAGCAGAGAGGCACAgtaccagttcattggctatgtgcaGGGAATTTTTTGAGATGCAACTAGAAATTATATCCATTTGAGAGAGCACGTACGGGATTCGAACAATGTGGTACGGCATGAAGCACACAATGTAGATCACAAGAACGATAAATGTCTTCAAAATTGCTCTAGTTCTCACTTTCCGGATTTCTTCCTTCTTTTTCCCCTGGGAGATCTTGTAGAGCTTGACAGCAATCTTAGCATAAGATACCAGGAAAAGCAAAGAGAGGATGAAGATGAATATGACGGCTGTCAGGTTCATTAAACCCGCTGGCATAGTTTGCCTTTTATAGTGGAAGCATTTTGAGTCTTTTGACTTTGTGCTGCTCAGCACAACAAAGGGTAGCATTAACAGAGAGATGAGTGCCCACAAAGCCATGGATATGCCTGAACTCCATTTCACACTGTGGATTCTGAATGTGCGAAGAGGCTTCGTGATCTTCAAATAGCGGTCCAGGCTGATCAGCACCAGGAATGCAATGCTGACGTACATATTGATGTAGAAGAATGCCCCAATAATCTTACAGAAGTAGCACTTGGCCATCCAGGCGTACTCTCCGATGTGGTAGGCGATCCTGAATGGAAGGCAGAGCAACAACAGGAGGTCAGCCAGGGCCAGGTGCTTCATGTAAGTCGAGATCGATGTTGCCTTCTTCTGATTGAAGTAAAACACCCTCATGGCCATTACGTTGCTCACCAGCCCTATCACACAAATAATGGAGTAGAAAATAGGCAGCACTGTTGAGAGGAGACCATCTTCAATTATACAGGTTGGTTCTGGTGTACTAGAAGTTATTGAAGGCTGGGTAATATTGACAAGAAACGATGCCAAAGATGACAAATTAGCCATAGTTGTAATCTAAATCATAGAAAAAAACAAGGAAAAACATTAGATTCAATGTATAAGTGAAAGTAAACTGTAAACTAATGATTAGCTCTTTTGAAACAGTCCTATTTCTTCATGCCAGTTGTGAGACACTTCTGAGTCAGGCTTTCCTATGTTTCCAACCTCTGTTAGATAGGTTTCTCATTAATTGAACATGTTTAATTCATATTGCAATAATTTAACTTTATTCTTCAGATATTAAAAGACAAACACTGCCACACATCAAGGAT belongs to Mobula hypostoma chromosome 10, sMobHyp1.1, whole genome shotgun sequence and includes:
- the LOC134353342 gene encoding probable G-protein coupled receptor 34, coding for MANLSSLASFLVNITQPSITSSTPEPTCIIEDGLLSTVLPIFYSIICVIGLVSNVMAMRVFYFNQKKATSISTYMKHLALADLLLLLCLPFRIAYHIGEYAWMAKCYFCKIIGAFFYINMYVSIAFLVLISLDRYLKITKPLRTFRIHSVKWSSGISMALWALISLLMLPFVVLSSTKSKDSKCFHYKRQTMPAGLMNLTAVIFIFILSLLFLVSYAKIAVKLYKISQGKKKEEIRKVRTRAILKTFIVLVIYIVCFMPYHIVRIPYVLSQMDIISSCISKNSLHIANELVLCLSALNSCLDPIIYFFLSNSFRRTVLNTFHGKFNKTFPKTNGTMNSFKSITEI